Sequence from the Chloroflexota bacterium genome:
CAACATGCTCCGGCGACGCGGCCCTTTGAGTGTGAACGATTTGGCCGACGTGACGGGGGTAACTCCTGTTTCTGTCAGGCATCACCTCTCTGCCTTGCAAGCGGAAGGGTTGATAACCGCTACTGAGTCTCACTCCAGTGTTGGCCGCCCCAAGTTGATGTATTCGCTCACTCAAGCCGCTGTTGAACGCTTCCCTACCAAATATCTGCGCTTCACCGATCGCCTTTTGGATGAGTTGAAAACCGCCCTGCCCAGCCTGATGATTGAAAAGATTTTTGAGGCGATGGCTTATGATATTGCCTCGGGTCACGCCTCGCGGCTGGAGGGCAAGACGTTGGATGAGAAGTTGACCCTGCTCGCGGAGATCTTGGGCGAGGAGGGCTTTATGGCCGAGTGGAACAAAGTGGGTGAGGCTTACCAACTGACTGAGTATAATTGCCCTTACTTTATGATCGGCCAGCGTCACCCTGAAGTTTGCACGATTGATCAAACGCTGATTAGCAAGATGCTGTCGCGCCCGGTTGCTAAAAGCACCTGTCTGCTTAATGGCGATCAACGTTGTGTCTTTGTGATCGGCGGGGCTGAAAATACATCTATCAAAGGATAATTATGGCTGAAAATACTTCCTCAAAGCTTGTCTGGTTTTCTGAGGCCGATAAACCTGAACTCTCGGCGCGGGTGAAAGATGCTCTGCGTGAAGTGGTTGACCCGGAACTGGGGCTGAACATCATTGAGTTGGGCCTGATTCGCGACCTGGATGTTCAACCGGATCGGGCTATGGTGACAATGATCCTGACCACGCCGTTTTGCCCTTATGGTCCGGCCATTATGGAAGAGACGCGCAAAAAGATGCAAAGTGTTGTCGGCGTCCCGGTGGTGATGGAGATGGGGTTGGAGATGTGGAGCCCGGAATTGATGGAAGAAGGCGCAGGCGCGGATTGGGGCCTGTTTTAGTAATTTCTGTAGAGCGGATTGTTAATTCGCTTTAGTTGGAGATTGGGTGAGCCACAGGGTGGAATTGTTTCCACTATGTGGCTCGTTTTTTTTGTCAGTCCATGGATGGCTTATAATCTGGCGCGAGATATTTCTCCGGGTCTTTCTTGAATGAGTGCATACAGCCCGGCCCGCAGAAGTAGTAGGTTGTGCCTTTGTGCTCGTGGCTTCCGGCGGCGTCGCTGGCTGTGACGGTCATTCCACAGACGGGGTCAATGTAGGTTTGCTCGTTGGCAGTGTTTTGGTTGTCCATAGTTGCTTTTGCTCCTTTTGTGAAATTGTAGCACAGTGGAGGTGATATGACGGTTACTTCTGTTGTGTCGAGGGTGCGGCGGGTGTTGTTTATCGTTCATGATCCGGTTTCAGGTGGGCGTAAGTTGCACCAGTTGTTTGGTTGGAATGATTCTGGTTTTTTGGGTGATCTCTATATTCGAGATGTTTGTGATTGCAGTCTTGCCTACGCGAATTTTGAGATCGTGGAACGGGTTGAAGTTGACGGCTTCCCCGTGAAGCAGGATGGCTTTCGATATACCACCGATCAATACCTCAAATGTTGGCGCTCGCGTTCCGGGTTTCATCAGCCTGACCTGGTGGACTATCACCGTCTGCTCGACGAGTTTGACATCGTCTCCAAAATCAACAGCGGCGCGATTGACGAAGTGTGGTTGTTCGGCCCGCCTTACGCCGGTTACTACGAGTCGATCATGGCCGGGCCGGGCGCGTTCTGGTGCAACGCGCCGCCGCTGACCGGCACGAAGGCCAACCGGCGCTTCATCATCATGGGCTTCAACTACGAGCGCGGCGTGGGTGAGATGCTGGAAGATTTGGGCCACCGCGCCGAGTCGATCATGAGCAAGGTGTTTGAAGGCAAGCGCGGCGAGGCGAATTTGTGGGAGCGATTCACCCGTTACGACAAAACGCACTCGGGCCGGGCCGAGTGCGGCAACGTCCATTTTGCGCCGAACAGTGAGCGCGATTACGACTGGGGCAACCGCCGCAACGTCGTCAGCCGCTGTGACGACTGGCACAACTTTCCGAATTTCAAGGGCGCAACGCGAACGGTGAATTGCAGTGAGTGGGGCAACGGCGACATTCGCCAGCATCACCTGTGGTGGTTCAAGCACTTCCCGCACGCGGCAGGCGAGACGAACGGGATTTCGAATAATTGGTGGTCTTACATCATTGACCCCAATTTGGTTGAAACATGAAGGTCTTTTACTCCGAAGCCCACCGTGCCCACAACCCGCCTTTTGAAATTTTTGAGGGCGGCGTGAAGATACCCGTCTTTGAATGCCCGGAACGGATGGATCGGGTGCTGGCCGCGCTCCGCAAAACGGTTTGGGCGGAGATTGCGCCGCCGGAAGACTTCGGCCTGGAGCCGATCCGCGCTGTCCACGCCGATGATTATTTGCAGTATCTCGAAAATGCCTTTGCTGATTGGAAGCGCGAGGGCGGTCAATCGGGCGGCCCGGAATTCGACAGCCCGCTGGTGATGCCGGCCACTTTCCCGCCGCGCCGTTGGAGCAACAAGCGCCCGACCTCGCTGGCAGGGCGTTCCGGTTTCTACACCATTGACCTCAACGCGCCCATCGTCGCCGAAACGTATCAGGCCGCGCTCATGTCGGCCAACTGCGCGCTCTCAGGCGCAAAAGCGATTGTGAGCGGCGAGCGGGTTGCTTTTGCCCTCTGCCGCCCGCCGGGCCACCACGCCGGGCGCGACAACTGCGGCGGCTACTGTTACCTCAACAACGCCGCCATCGCCGCCAGGTGGCTCTCGAAACATGGCAAGGTTGCTATTCTGGACATAGATTATCACGGCGGAAACGGCACGCAGGATATTTTCTACGAGTCGGCAGAGGTGTTGACGATCTCGATCCATGCTGATCCGAATTGGGAGTATCCGTTTTTCGCCGGGTATGCCGACGAGGCCGGGGCGGGCGCTGGACTCGGCTACCACCGTAACTTCCCCCTGCCCCCGCACACCGACGACACCCACTACCTTGAAGCTTTGGGCGAAGCCATCGGCTTGATCAGGAAATTTAATCCAGCGCATTTGGTCATCTCAGCCGGCATGGATATTTACAAAGGCGACCCGCTGGGGAAATTCGACGTGACGACAGACGGCATCCGCGAGATTGGGCAACGGATTGAAGGGATGGGCTTGCCGACTCTGGTGGTGATGGAGGGCGGTTATAACAACGAGGCGCTGGGGGAGAATGTGGTGGGATTGCTGTCGGCGTTTGCCAACTAAGCCTGTTCGGGCGGCAGTTGTACTGCGCCCGCAGTCCAACTGCGGGCGAACTGCCGTTGCTTACGGCGCGTGGCTGGACGGCAACTGCCCGTGCCGTCCCGATTCGAGGACGCGCAGGTGAAGCAGGACGTTGGGATAAACCATTTGCAGGCGCTGCAAAGCCGGGGCAGGCAAAGCCCAAATCTCGGTTGGTTGGATGGCCTGGGCCGAGGCATTGCGCGGCTGGCCGAACAGCGCCGCCCGAGCGCCAAAAAATTCGCCTGGCATCTTAATCTCGCCCAATTGTTCACCCTGCTGGTTCAACACCGAGATCGCACCCGACACCAGCAAGTAACACTCGTAGCCCGGCTCGCCAAACTCAAACAGATGATCGCCGGCCTGTAGCTTGCGCGGCTGAAAGTCGAGGGCCAGGTCTAACAGCGTTGCCCAGGGTAGTTGGCTGAACACGGGCCGCGTCCACAGCCAGTCGGCGCGGTTGAAGGCATCCACCAGGCCCAGGCTTTCGGCGATGGGCTTGAAGACGCTGCCCGTCAGGCTGAGCAATTGCACCTTCCCGCGCGCCACCAACATGCCGGAACGCGGGTCGCCCTGCAAAGCGCCGCGCTCGCCAATGCTGTTGCCGCGCCCGATCACGCGCACTTGCTTGCCCTGCACCCAGACTTCCACCAGGCCGGAGTGAATGATGTAAGTCTTGCCGTCGGAGGCGTCGCCGTCGCGCATGATGATCTGGCCGTCGGCCCACTCGGCCAGAGAGGTTTGCTCGGCCAGGATGATGCGCTGGCCGACCGACAGCCGCGAGAACAACGGGCAGGCCGAAATGGTCTCGACGCGTTCGGCATATTGAAGCGCATGATGAGAGACGGTTTCGCCGAAGGCGGTGACGGTGCCGCTTCTGGCAAATTCCACTTTGGCGGCCAGGGCGGGGTCAGTGGTCGGGAGAGATTGTTTGTCGCCGGCGATGTGGGCCAGCACGAGATGCGGGCCTTTGGCCGTGAGCGATTTTAAGAGTGCCGGGGTGAG
This genomic interval carries:
- a CDS encoding histone deacetylase family protein; protein product: MKVFYSEAHRAHNPPFEIFEGGVKIPVFECPERMDRVLAALRKTVWAEIAPPEDFGLEPIRAVHADDYLQYLENAFADWKREGGQSGGPEFDSPLVMPATFPPRRWSNKRPTSLAGRSGFYTIDLNAPIVAETYQAALMSANCALSGAKAIVSGERVAFALCRPPGHHAGRDNCGGYCYLNNAAIAARWLSKHGKVAILDIDYHGGNGTQDIFYESAEVLTISIHADPNWEYPFFAGYADEAGAGAGLGYHRNFPLPPHTDDTHYLEALGEAIGLIRKFNPAHLVISAGMDIYKGDPLGKFDVTTDGIREIGQRIEGMGLPTLVVMEGGYNNEALGENVVGLLSAFAN
- a CDS encoding DUF59 domain-containing protein → MAENTSSKLVWFSEADKPELSARVKDALREVVDPELGLNIIELGLIRDLDVQPDRAMVTMILTTPFCPYGPAIMEETRKKMQSVVGVPVVMEMGLEMWSPELMEEGAGADWGLF
- a CDS encoding YHS domain-containing protein — its product is MDNQNTANEQTYIDPVCGMTVTASDAAGSHEHKGTTYYFCGPGCMHSFKKDPEKYLAPDYKPSMD
- a CDS encoding ArsR family transcriptional regulator; translation: MTRDSILNMLRRRGPLSVNDLADVTGVTPVSVRHHLSALQAEGLITATESHSSVGRPKLMYSLTQAAVERFPTKYLRFTDRLLDELKTALPSLMIEKIFEAMAYDIASGHASRLEGKTLDEKLTLLAEILGEEGFMAEWNKVGEAYQLTEYNCPYFMIGQRHPEVCTIDQTLISKMLSRPVAKSTCLLNGDQRCVFVIGGAENTSIKG